CTATATAACAATAACACAAATAtacctaattttattttcttaaaaagaaagtgaagtaaattttttctatttgtttctCAATCGTATATAactagtattttattttaggaaaatctgaaaaaatttaACACAATTTCGattatattttagtaaaattatttaaataaatgttaaaaaaagaaatcacaATCAAACTAGGTCACTTTGTTTGTACGCAATGTATTAGGAGTTGTACCGATTAAATCTATAAATACccaaatcttcaatttttgcGGGTTAAAGTTCATCTCTTTCGTTCCTTGCAAAACCCTAACAATGGCGAGACCTCCTCCTCATGTCGCTTGTCCAGATTGCAATGGAGATCCTCCTTGTTCCGATTGCGGTAGATGTATTCACAATCAATTTTTGGAATCTGAATTGGAAAAATGGTTTCAGAATCTTAAGATTCATGAAGGGAGGTAATGTGATTAATATTGTGAACTCATTgttaatattgttgttgaatGTTTAGTTTGCTTCGATTTCGTATAATTAAAAACTCTTAACTCATCAAGTTATAAGCTGATTAATAATGAGTTGAGTTTTATATATGATTTCCCACTTAAGGCCAAGTTTTGAGTGTTATGTCGTTTTTTTTCCCTTCATCTCGGCATTAAAGctcaactaaaataaaaaatcattctaGGCATTGGAGTTCCTCCATACTCGAGGAACTCTAATTCAAGAAGGACGATTGGGcgcaaaaaataaatttttgacatCAATTTACGCAATTTCCTTAAAAAAGTAACAATGGATTAACCCTTCCGAGCGGCTCAGTGGTTTGAGCTTGGAACTTCCATGTTGGAAGTCTCAAGTTTGAAACCCCTTGCCAGGGTTTGCTTTCTGGGTGGTGCGAGTTagcatatatgtatattaatttcCTAATAAAATAGATTAGATTGACAACAGATTGACTACTATTGAAGAAAATTAGAACTCTCAAATTCTTAATTCTCGCAATATAAATTTTCGAGGTCAATTTTACACAACTTCATTAGAAATAATCAAATAACAGGTTGATTGAGTGTGTTTTCTACtgctttttccttttaatttagattttttaatgtttttgttaAATGGATGTTGGGCTTAACTCGTATCCCAAAAGTTTTCTCAAAGGGAAGAAAATTGCGTAAGCCATATTAGGATCCTCGGGATGTTGTACTAGTTCTATGGGGGTCatttcttttgtcatttttcagTCGGAATAACATTTTGACCTGGTTTGTCCCTATCTTTATACTACAGAAAAATTGAGGCTCAAGACCCAGAAATTGAGCGTCTTGACAGACTAATTGAGTCTCGAGGCAGAGAAATTGAGCGTCTTCACAGACAATGGACTCATCTGGTTACTGACTTTGCTAAGAAGGTGCCTTGTGAAATAGACAAGGAGGAGCTTGCTGAAATAGC
The DNA window shown above is from Solanum lycopersicum chromosome 11, SLM_r2.1 and carries:
- the LOC104644489 gene encoding uncharacterized protein; the protein is MARPPPHVACPDCNGDPPCSDCGRCIHNQFLESELEKWFQNLKIHEGRKIEAQDPEIERLDRLIESRGREIERLHRQWTHLVTDFAKKVPCEIDKEELAEIAKRPCSMESGKQLLEILKKHFPEWRNAGGFMES